The DNA sequence ATCACAATGACTTGTAAATCATGTTGAAAAATAGGGCTAAGTACATCAACGACCCTTTGATCGAGCTGGGCGACGAGATCGCGCAAACTGGTTAGTTTATGATCTGAGATATCTGCGACATTGCTTTGCTTTTCAAGCTCTTCAACGTCAACGCTACCAATTAACATGACCTGAGACCAATCAAAAAACTGGTTACTTTGTTGATTCAGGAATACGGGTAAAAACTGTTGCCAAGCGTGTTTGGCACCGCCTTTACCACAATTGGCTCTAGGCCCGATATCTTCGGGGATACCAACTATGACAAATTTAACCCCTTGTTGTTTTGCCTTTTTTAAGTTTTCATCAAGCGTGAGTGATGAATCAGGTAAGACAATATCGTCCGCTACATGCCGCTCGTTTGCTCGGCGGTTTTGATACGACGCTACATCCGAGGTTTCGGTGTAGTTAAAAAACAAAGGTTGCACGTTCATATTTGGTTATTCGATATCGAGAGGGTCTGCAGATAAAATAGTGCCTGTGCTGTCGGCATAAAGATGATCATCGGGCAAAAAAGTCACGCCTGCAAAATTAACTGCCACATCTTCTTCGCCAATGCCTTGATCCTCGGCGTTCACCGGTGTCGAGTTAAGGGCTAGAATACCAATACTATATTCTTCTAATGCATCGACTTCACGTACGCTGCCATAACAAACAATACCTTCCCAGTTATTCTCGGTCGCTAGTTCGGCCATTTCGGCATCGATCAAGCCACGGCGAGTTGAGCCGCCACCATCGATGACTAAAACTCGACCTCGACCATCTTGCT is a window from the Psychrosphaera ytuae genome containing:
- the rraA gene encoding ribonuclease E activity regulator RraA, translated to MQYNTSELCDTFAEQVDVLDPIFEHYGGTTSFGGQVQTVKCFEDNALIATILEQDGRGRVLVIDGGGSTRRGLIDAEMAELATENNWEGIVCYGSVREVDALEEYSIGILALNSTPVNAEDQGIGEEDVAVNFAGVTFLPDDHLYADSTGTILSADPLDIE